A window from Gemmatimonadaceae bacterium encodes these proteins:
- a CDS encoding alpha/beta hydrolase produces MTTLEEWPHRWVPGASGAASPTLLLLHGTGGDESDLIPLGEELAPGASLLSPRGPVSELGMPRFFRRHAEGVFDEADIRARVPALAAFIGAAATTYEFAPGSVFALGFSNGANMAASLLLLVPGLLRGAVLLRAVMPLEPATQPNLAGTSVLISAGKVDPFSPVERTQRLADVLRAAGADVSLRWQRTGHQLVPGDLEDTRAWLSQHLPHIGAQDSAPGPRSRG; encoded by the coding sequence GTGACGACGCTCGAGGAGTGGCCGCACCGCTGGGTGCCCGGCGCCTCCGGCGCCGCATCGCCCACCTTGCTGCTCCTGCACGGCACGGGCGGCGACGAGTCCGACCTGATTCCGTTAGGCGAAGAGTTGGCGCCTGGCGCATCGCTGCTCAGCCCGCGCGGACCGGTGAGCGAGCTCGGCATGCCGCGCTTTTTCCGCCGACACGCGGAGGGCGTCTTCGACGAGGCCGACATCCGTGCGCGCGTGCCGGCGCTTGCAGCCTTCATCGGCGCCGCGGCGACGACGTACGAATTCGCGCCTGGTTCGGTGTTCGCGTTAGGCTTCTCGAACGGCGCCAACATGGCCGCCAGTCTGCTCCTGCTCGTCCCCGGGCTGTTGCGCGGCGCGGTGCTCCTGCGCGCGGTCATGCCGCTCGAGCCGGCGACCCAGCCGAACCTCGCCGGCACGTCGGTCCTCATCTCGGCCGGGAAGGTGGATCCGTTCTCACCCGTGGAGCGTACACAGCGGCTGGCCGACGTGCTGCGCGCGGCCGGAGCCGACGTGTCGCTCCGTTGGCAACGGACCGGGCATCAGCTCGTTCCTGGCGATCTCGAGGACACGCGTGCGTGGCTGAGCCAGCACTTGCCGCACATCGGCGCCCAGGATTCGGCGCCGGGACCTCGCTCGCGTGGCTGA
- a CDS encoding APC family permease — protein MNAPVLKRSLTVLSLVFVLYFTTSGGPFTTEGLVAEVGPGLALLIMLLVPILWSVPEALIIGELASMLPEEGGYYRWVRRAFGPFWAVQNGWWTWMYSLVDMAIYPVLFTQYLGFFLPSLGPDARWLVALVVIWTAAAINLRGALPVGRVSVVSGAFIILAFLAMSLAALPHITHVPWHPLLKPGRTPAGALGIGLSIALWNYIGWDNASTVQGEVVDASRSYPRALAVALPLVTLGYLTALAAALAATDWTRWSDGAWPAIARAATGSLGGSALAVWIGAAGMVSALALFNALLLSYSRIPLAMALDGYLPAWLGRTDDRGTPRNAVVVSALCYSVFVLLSIQGLVVADVLLYAMALFLEFGALIQLRRTEPELRGAFRIPAGRATVTLLAALPLVILLGVLALEMRDGEYGRPAVAGAIAAALLGPLVYAAMRRRRRAAA, from the coding sequence GTGAACGCGCCGGTGCTCAAACGCTCACTCACCGTCCTCTCGCTCGTCTTCGTTCTCTATTTCACCACCTCGGGCGGGCCGTTCACCACTGAGGGCCTCGTCGCCGAAGTCGGACCGGGGCTGGCGCTGCTCATCATGCTGCTCGTACCGATCCTGTGGTCCGTGCCCGAGGCGCTGATCATCGGCGAGCTCGCCAGCATGCTCCCGGAGGAAGGCGGCTACTACCGATGGGTGCGGCGGGCGTTCGGTCCTTTCTGGGCCGTTCAGAACGGCTGGTGGACCTGGATGTACTCGTTGGTCGACATGGCGATCTATCCGGTTCTGTTCACGCAGTACCTGGGCTTCTTCCTCCCATCCCTCGGCCCGGATGCGCGATGGCTCGTGGCACTGGTGGTCATCTGGACGGCGGCCGCGATCAATCTTCGCGGCGCGCTGCCGGTTGGGCGCGTATCGGTCGTGTCCGGCGCCTTCATCATTCTCGCGTTCCTGGCGATGTCGCTCGCCGCGCTGCCGCACATCACGCACGTCCCGTGGCACCCGCTGCTCAAGCCCGGCCGGACGCCGGCGGGTGCGTTGGGCATCGGGCTCTCGATTGCGCTCTGGAACTACATCGGCTGGGACAACGCCTCGACGGTGCAGGGCGAAGTAGTCGACGCCTCGCGCAGCTACCCGCGCGCCCTCGCCGTCGCCCTCCCGTTAGTCACGCTCGGCTACCTCACGGCGCTCGCGGCGGCGCTCGCCGCCACCGACTGGACCCGTTGGAGCGACGGCGCGTGGCCCGCGATCGCCCGCGCCGCGACCGGATCGTTAGGCGGTTCGGCCCTCGCCGTGTGGATCGGCGCCGCCGGCATGGTGAGCGCGCTGGCGCTCTTCAACGCGCTGCTCCTCTCGTACTCGCGCATCCCGCTCGCCATGGCCCTCGACGGCTATCTGCCCGCGTGGCTCGGGCGCACGGACGACCGGGGCACGCCCCGCAATGCCGTCGTCGTCTCCGCGCTCTGTTACTCGGTGTTCGTCCTGCTCTCCATCCAGGGGCTCGTCGTCGCCGACGTGCTGCTCTATGCCATGGCGCTCTTCCTCGAGTTCGGCGCGCTCATCCAGCTTCGCCGCACCGAGCCCGAGCTGCGCGGCGCTTTCCGCATTCCGGCTGGCCGCGCCACGGTGACGCTCCTGGCCGCGCTCCCGCTCGTGATTCTGTTGGGCGTGCTCGCGCTCGAGATGCGCGACGGCGAGTACGGCCGCCCGGCCGTTGCCGGCGCCATCGCCGCCGCGCTGCTCGGGCCCCTGGTGTACGCGGCCATGCGCCGCCGCCGCCGCGCCGCTGCGTAA
- a CDS encoding YetF domain-containing protein, with translation MHPIWTDILTPGVPLLDKVIRTVVVYLFLLVGLRLAGKRELGQLNPFDLVVLLVLSNTVQNAIIGNDNSLVGGLFGAVVLLVLNYAVVRFLFLHPRLDRLAEGREVMLIKDGKLLERRLRRELITRSELASAARKQGIDDLSTIECARLEVGGTLTFVLKHPTGEEGWHDVITQRMDRLEGKIERLLDEVRARRDGA, from the coding sequence ATGCATCCGATCTGGACCGACATCCTGACGCCTGGTGTTCCGCTGCTCGACAAGGTCATCCGCACTGTCGTCGTGTACCTCTTCCTGCTCGTTGGGCTTCGACTGGCGGGCAAGCGCGAGTTGGGCCAGCTGAATCCGTTCGATCTGGTCGTGCTGCTGGTGCTCTCGAACACGGTGCAGAACGCGATCATCGGAAACGACAACTCGCTCGTTGGCGGGTTGTTCGGCGCCGTAGTGCTCCTCGTGCTCAACTACGCCGTGGTGCGGTTTCTCTTCTTGCACCCGCGACTGGATCGCCTTGCCGAGGGTCGCGAAGTGATGCTGATCAAGGACGGGAAGCTTCTCGAGCGTCGTCTGCGCCGGGAGCTGATCACGCGGTCGGAGCTCGCGTCGGCGGCACGCAAGCAGGGCATCGATGACCTGAGCACCATCGAGTGCGCGCGGCTCGAAGTGGGCGGGACGCTCACGTTCGTGTTGAAGCATCCGACCGGTGAGGAGGGCTGGCACGACGTCATCACGCAGCGCATGGACCGCCTCGAGGGCAAGATCGAGCGGCTCCTGGATGAGGTGCGGGCGCGCCGCGATGGCGCTTGA
- a CDS encoding polysaccharide pyruvyl transferase family protein, with translation MIRADAAGSATALVQALGSRLDETVRRLLAGVSQAALLDVPTHQNVGDSAIHLGTLALLRRAGVRVCYACSIDTYSRETLARQLGGGVILLSGGGSLGDVWPLHQQLRERVLADFPDVPVIQLPQSLHFRDAAALARARTAFAAHRKLTVLLRDHRSLASARAQFDAPSEMCPDLAFALGPLARTAAPRSRVAWLGRQDREAAPHAGAGGYATFDWALSRRSPISRAERLGHSFVSAHPSIGPYAHGPLMRLGVAASKQRVRSGCKMLAAGHTVITDRLHGHILSLLLGIPHVVLDNSYGKVRAFYETWTRDAPIVRWAETAADAVRAVEQWSW, from the coding sequence GTGATCCGGGCCGATGCCGCGGGCAGCGCGACGGCACTCGTGCAGGCGTTAGGCAGCAGGCTTGACGAGACGGTGCGCCGGCTGCTGGCCGGCGTATCGCAGGCGGCGCTGCTCGATGTGCCGACGCACCAGAACGTCGGCGACAGCGCGATCCATCTCGGCACGCTCGCGCTGCTGCGCCGCGCGGGCGTCCGCGTCTGCTACGCGTGCAGCATCGACACATACTCGCGCGAGACGCTCGCCCGTCAGTTAGGCGGCGGTGTGATTCTGCTCTCCGGCGGCGGCAGCCTCGGCGATGTGTGGCCGCTCCACCAGCAGTTGCGCGAGCGGGTGCTGGCCGACTTCCCGGACGTGCCGGTCATTCAGCTGCCGCAATCGCTGCACTTTCGCGATGCGGCCGCGCTGGCGCGCGCACGGACGGCGTTCGCGGCGCATCGGAAGCTCACGGTGCTGCTTCGCGATCATCGGAGCCTGGCCAGTGCGCGCGCGCAGTTCGACGCGCCGAGCGAAATGTGTCCCGATCTCGCGTTCGCGTTGGGCCCGCTTGCCCGAACGGCGGCGCCGCGCTCGCGCGTGGCGTGGCTGGGGCGCCAGGATCGCGAGGCCGCGCCACACGCCGGCGCGGGCGGCTACGCGACGTTCGATTGGGCACTGAGCCGGCGATCGCCGATCTCCCGAGCGGAGCGCCTCGGCCACAGCTTCGTGTCGGCGCACCCGAGCATCGGGCCGTACGCGCACGGGCCGTTGATGCGGTTAGGCGTCGCCGCATCGAAGCAGCGGGTGCGGAGCGGATGCAAGATGCTGGCGGCCGGTCACACCGTGATCACGGATCGCCTGCACGGCCACATTCTCAGCCTGCTGCTCGGCATTCCGCACGTGGTGCTCGACAACAGCTATGGGAAGGTGCGTGCGTTCTACGAGACGTGGACGAGGGATGCGCCGATCGTCCGGTGGGCAGAGACCGCGGCGGACGCGGTGCGCGCGGTGGAGCAATGGTCGTGGTGA
- a CDS encoding glycosyltransferase, with protein MVTTPTADAVDASVIVCTRNRSGAMTLLLESLQRLEVPPGVRWELIVVDNGSSDDTPATLASFETLLPMQIVREPMPGLARARNAGLAAARGQVLLCTDDDCVPDSKWLAAVYEEFRRAPTLGMLGGRVELYDARDRPTTTRTSRERRRITALFELDDIIGCNMSFRRSAFEAIGPFDVALGGGTGARAGEDVDFVYRALRAGIQMAYTPEALVYHNHGRRTDAQVRDLTRAYTVARGALFCKYLLAGDAVILRRIQQDLAFHRRAFAADVRRARFPTRVFRHYAQIGAGAAYWIRHGLLGQFRRAARAREETNTTRPR; from the coding sequence GTGGTGACGACGCCGACCGCCGACGCGGTGGACGCAAGCGTGATCGTCTGCACGCGCAATCGCAGCGGCGCGATGACGCTGCTCCTGGAAAGCCTGCAGCGGCTCGAGGTGCCCCCCGGCGTGCGGTGGGAGCTGATCGTCGTCGACAATGGATCGTCGGACGACACGCCGGCAACGCTCGCATCGTTCGAGACGCTGCTGCCGATGCAGATCGTGCGGGAACCGATGCCGGGGCTCGCGCGCGCGCGAAACGCCGGGCTCGCGGCGGCGCGCGGCCAAGTGCTGCTGTGCACGGACGACGATTGTGTTCCCGATTCCAAGTGGCTGGCGGCGGTCTACGAGGAGTTCAGGCGCGCGCCGACGTTAGGCATGCTGGGCGGCCGGGTGGAGTTGTACGACGCTCGGGACCGTCCGACCACGACGCGCACGTCGCGCGAGCGCCGGCGAATCACGGCGTTATTCGAGCTGGACGACATCATCGGCTGCAACATGTCCTTCCGGCGATCGGCGTTCGAGGCGATCGGGCCGTTCGACGTTGCGTTAGGCGGCGGGACAGGCGCCCGCGCGGGGGAAGACGTGGACTTCGTGTACCGCGCGCTGCGGGCCGGAATCCAGATGGCATACACGCCGGAGGCCCTCGTCTATCACAACCATGGCCGGCGCACGGATGCGCAGGTGCGCGATCTGACGCGCGCCTACACCGTCGCCCGGGGCGCCCTGTTCTGCAAGTATTTGCTGGCCGGCGACGCCGTCATCCTCCGGCGCATCCAGCAGGATCTCGCCTTCCACCGGCGTGCCTTCGCAGCCGATGTTCGCCGGGCGCGGTTTCCGACGCGAGTGTTCCGCCACTACGCGCAGATCGGCGCCGGGGCGGCGTACTGGATCCGGCACGGGCTCCTGGGACAATTTCGCAGGGCGGCGCGAGCTCGCGAAGAAACGAACACGACGCGGCCACGCTAG
- a CDS encoding FliA/WhiG family RNA polymerase sigma factor, with product MSDADLWQRLAAGDAQGREQLMAAHLSLVYHVARGVHRRLGGAVELDELVSAGTLGLAEAIDRFDPNRGLAFSTYAVPRIHGAIVDELRRLDHVPSSIRRRARALGATQAGLAHDLGRTPMARETAVRMGVDVETVSRWQADAASTAMLRLDDPMPGTGEQGEVRTLGESLAASDGIEVEARLTREQELAHLRAALLELPDVERRVLTLYFLEELKLQDIARVLEVTESRVSQIKQKAMGRLRAALAPMRSVA from the coding sequence ATGTCGGACGCGGATCTGTGGCAGCGGTTGGCGGCGGGTGACGCGCAGGGTCGCGAGCAGTTGATGGCGGCCCATCTCAGTCTCGTATACCACGTGGCGCGCGGCGTTCATCGCCGGTTGGGCGGCGCCGTGGAGCTGGACGAGCTGGTGAGCGCCGGCACGCTTGGCCTGGCCGAAGCGATCGACCGGTTCGACCCGAATCGGGGGTTGGCGTTCAGCACGTACGCGGTGCCGCGCATCCACGGCGCGATCGTGGACGAGCTGCGCCGGCTGGATCACGTGCCGTCATCGATCCGCCGCCGCGCTCGGGCGTTAGGCGCGACGCAGGCGGGGCTGGCGCACGACCTCGGCCGGACGCCGATGGCGCGGGAGACGGCGGTGCGGATGGGCGTCGACGTCGAGACGGTGAGCCGGTGGCAGGCGGATGCGGCGAGCACGGCGATGCTGCGCCTCGACGATCCGATGCCCGGCACCGGCGAGCAAGGAGAAGTGCGGACGCTGGGCGAGTCGCTCGCGGCGAGCGACGGCATTGAAGTGGAAGCGCGCCTGACGCGCGAGCAGGAGCTCGCCCACCTGCGGGCCGCGTTGCTCGAGCTGCCGGACGTCGAGCGGCGCGTGTTGACGCTGTATTTTCTCGAGGAGCTCAAGCTGCAGGACATCGCGCGGGTGCTCGAGGTGACGGAGTCGCGCGTCTCGCAGATCAAGCAGAAGGCGATGGGCCGGCTGCGCGCGGCGCTGGCGCCGATGCGCTCGGTCGCCTAA
- a CDS encoding ABC transporter permease has translation MTDLVLTRDLPAPRRHSLWSDLRQIAVDELWKYRELLYELTLRDVRIRYKQAVMGFAWAILMPALIVAAGTLVRFAMAYMGGGHVARDVIAGMAVKALPWAFFVGAIGFATTSLTGNLPLVSKIYFPREVLPLSATFAQSFDSTIGAVTVGIALPLLGIHYGLAVLWVPLLAALIFCVTAGAALFLGCANLFFRDVKYIVQVMLTFGIFFTPVFFEPRMFGPLGARLMMLNPLAPLLEGLRLSVVEGHNLLQPLVIAGKTGAVVAWSPWYLAYGAAWAVLGLLVSVVVFHRTEGKFAEYV, from the coding sequence ATGACCGACCTCGTGCTGACCAGAGACCTTCCCGCGCCGCGGCGGCATTCGCTGTGGAGCGATCTTCGCCAGATCGCCGTGGACGAGCTGTGGAAGTATCGCGAGCTGCTCTACGAGCTCACGCTGCGCGATGTGCGTATCCGCTACAAGCAGGCGGTGATGGGCTTCGCCTGGGCGATCCTGATGCCGGCGTTGATCGTGGCGGCGGGGACGCTGGTGCGCTTTGCGATGGCGTACATGGGGGGCGGCCACGTGGCGCGCGACGTCATCGCGGGGATGGCGGTGAAAGCCTTGCCGTGGGCGTTCTTCGTCGGCGCGATCGGATTTGCCACCACCAGCCTAACCGGAAATCTTCCGTTGGTCTCGAAGATCTACTTCCCGCGGGAGGTCCTGCCGCTGTCGGCCACGTTCGCGCAGTCGTTCGATTCGACGATCGGCGCGGTCACGGTGGGGATCGCGCTTCCGCTGTTGGGCATTCACTACGGGCTCGCCGTGTTATGGGTGCCGCTGCTGGCGGCGTTGATCTTCTGCGTGACGGCGGGAGCGGCGTTGTTCCTCGGTTGCGCCAATTTGTTCTTTCGGGATGTGAAGTACATTGTGCAGGTCATGCTCACGTTCGGGATCTTCTTCACGCCAGTGTTCTTCGAGCCGCGCATGTTCGGCCCGTTAGGCGCGCGGCTGATGATGTTGAATCCCCTGGCGCCGCTGCTCGAGGGGCTGCGCCTCAGCGTGGTGGAGGGGCACAACCTGCTCCAGCCACTCGTCATCGCGGGCAAGACGGGCGCGGTGGTCGCCTGGAGCCCGTGGTATCTCGCCTACGGCGCGGCCTGGGCCGTGCTCGGCCTCCTCGTGAGCGTGGTCGTGTTCCACCGGACCGAGGGCAAGTTCGCCGAATATGTCTGA
- a CDS encoding ABC transporter ATP-binding protein: protein MTGAPRIQFEQVWKKFARGELHDSLRDLVPAAVRRLAGRGPARDELSGEEFWAVRDVSFEVRPGEALGILGPNGAGKSTILKLLTRILVPTRGRCAITGRAGALIEVAAGFHPDLTGRENVFLQGAILGMKRSEIKTRFDEIVSFAEIDAFIDTPVKRYSNGMNARLGFAIAAHISPDVLVIDEVLSVGDMRFQQKAFDRIQELCTSGIPVVLVSHQLERIASLCTHALLLERGRIAKRGTPTECIEAYLESARNSESAASHTSALTFDALSLESELPVRSGERAQFRLSGDVRPASDAASRDFSLRVRALSTGRLVFSASAADCGASLPARGPFEMDVELQFNVAPGVYSLELAVWDAETRRDVVAGPGVTVQVEAGALTFSGTSHLLPRARVVAAPSTAAGGSR, encoded by the coding sequence ATGACCGGCGCGCCGCGCATCCAGTTCGAGCAAGTATGGAAAAAATTCGCGCGCGGCGAGCTGCACGACAGCCTGCGCGATCTCGTGCCGGCCGCGGTGCGCCGGCTCGCCGGCCGCGGACCGGCGCGGGATGAGCTGTCGGGCGAAGAGTTCTGGGCGGTGCGCGACGTCTCGTTCGAGGTGCGCCCCGGCGAAGCGCTCGGCATTCTCGGGCCTAACGGGGCGGGCAAGTCGACCATCCTCAAGCTGCTCACGCGCATCCTGGTGCCGACGCGCGGACGCTGCGCGATCACCGGGCGCGCGGGCGCGCTGATCGAGGTTGCGGCCGGTTTCCACCCCGACCTCACGGGCCGCGAGAACGTGTTCCTGCAGGGCGCCATCCTCGGGATGAAGCGCAGCGAGATCAAGACCCGATTCGACGAGATCGTCTCGTTCGCCGAGATCGATGCGTTCATCGACACGCCGGTCAAGCGCTACTCGAACGGCATGAACGCGCGGCTCGGCTTCGCGATCGCGGCGCACATCAGCCCCGACGTTCTCGTGATCGACGAGGTGCTCTCGGTCGGCGATATGCGGTTTCAGCAGAAAGCGTTCGACCGCATTCAGGAGCTGTGCACGAGCGGGATTCCGGTGGTGCTCGTGTCGCACCAGCTGGAGCGCATCGCGTCGCTGTGTACGCACGCGCTCCTGCTCGAGCGCGGACGCATCGCGAAGCGCGGGACGCCCACCGAGTGCATCGAGGCGTATCTCGAGAGCGCGCGCAACAGCGAGTCGGCGGCGAGCCATACGTCGGCGCTCACGTTCGATGCGCTGTCGCTCGAATCCGAGCTGCCGGTGCGGTCGGGCGAGCGGGCGCAGTTTCGACTGAGCGGAGACGTGCGGCCGGCCAGCGACGCTGCGTCGCGGGATTTCTCGTTGCGCGTGCGGGCGCTCTCGACGGGGCGGCTCGTGTTCAGCGCGTCGGCCGCCGACTGCGGCGCATCGCTGCCGGCGCGCGGTCCGTTCGAGATGGACGTGGAGCTGCAATTCAACGTGGCGCCGGGCGTGTACAGTCTCGAGCTGGCCGTGTGGGACGCCGAGACGCGGCGCGACGTCGTGGCAGGTCCCGGCGTGACGGTGCAGGTCGAGGCCGGCGCGCTGACATTTTCGGGGACGTCGCACCTGCTGCCGCGGGCGCGGGTGGTGGCGGCGCCCTCGACCGCCGCCGGCGGTTCTCGCTGA
- a CDS encoding sigma-54 dependent transcriptional regulator: protein MATILCVDDDESISLLLAETLKQAGHEPLNAANVPEALALLARGGIDLIISDYRMPGNTGLDLLAHLEREGIDTPVIMMTGYASIEHAVASIKAGAVDYITKPVRAAQLELAVDQALELVRLRRENAALKREIMEARSERQIIGESQAIRRALQSAASAAPTRATVLLQGESGTGKELFARAIHELSDRREKPFIKLNCAALPEGLVESALFGHERGAFTGALKRVEGAFERAHGGTLLLDEISEMRLDLQAKLLRVLQEQEFERVGGTSPIRVDVRVVATTNRDLAAEAAAGRFRQDLFFRLSVIPVRIPPLRERLDDIPVLAHRFALRAAADAGKDVAGISAEALALLQQHEWPGNVRELQHVIERAVILSSDPILQARSLDQDTFKNGRAAAPVQLVSTNGATNGSASGALGDGVVFTSLSLDAAEEVLIAKALEVTGQNRTRAAALLGISVRTLRYKLNGPPAASSEAADD from the coding sequence ATGGCTACCATCCTATGCGTCGATGACGATGAATCGATCTCGCTGCTGCTCGCCGAGACGCTCAAGCAGGCTGGGCACGAACCGCTGAACGCGGCCAACGTGCCGGAAGCGCTGGCGCTTCTCGCGCGCGGCGGCATCGATCTCATCATCTCGGATTATCGTATGCCCGGCAACACCGGGCTCGATCTGCTCGCGCATCTCGAGCGCGAGGGCATCGACACGCCCGTGATCATGATGACCGGCTACGCGAGCATCGAGCACGCGGTTGCATCGATCAAAGCGGGCGCGGTGGACTACATCACCAAGCCGGTGCGTGCGGCGCAGCTCGAGCTTGCAGTCGATCAGGCGCTCGAGCTGGTGCGGTTGCGCCGCGAGAACGCGGCGCTCAAGCGCGAGATCATGGAAGCGCGCAGCGAGCGGCAGATCATCGGCGAGAGTCAGGCTATTCGTCGCGCGCTCCAGTCGGCCGCATCAGCGGCGCCGACTCGTGCGACGGTGTTGTTGCAAGGCGAGTCGGGCACGGGCAAGGAATTATTCGCGCGCGCGATACACGAGTTGAGCGACCGGCGCGAGAAGCCATTCATCAAGCTGAACTGCGCTGCGCTGCCCGAGGGCTTGGTCGAGAGCGCATTGTTCGGTCACGAGCGTGGCGCGTTCACGGGTGCGCTCAAGCGAGTCGAAGGCGCGTTCGAGCGAGCGCACGGCGGCACGCTGCTGCTCGATGAAATTTCCGAAATGCGTCTCGATCTGCAGGCGAAGCTGCTGCGCGTGTTGCAGGAGCAGGAATTCGAGCGGGTGGGCGGCACCTCGCCGATTCGCGTCGACGTGCGCGTGGTCGCGACGACGAACCGTGATCTCGCCGCGGAAGCGGCGGCGGGCCGGTTCCGTCAGGATCTGTTTTTCCGTCTCAGCGTGATTCCGGTGCGCATTCCGCCGCTTCGCGAGCGTCTGGACGACATCCCGGTGCTGGCGCATCGCTTCGCGCTGCGCGCGGCGGCCGATGCGGGCAAGGATGTCGCCGGAATTTCGGCCGAGGCGTTGGCGCTGCTGCAGCAGCACGAGTGGCCGGGGAATGTGCGCGAGTTGCAGCACGTGATCGAGCGCGCGGTGATTCTGAGCTCGGATCCCATACTTCAGGCGCGTTCGTTAGACCAGGACACGTTCAAGAACGGACGGGCGGCTGCGCCCGTGCAGTTGGTGTCGACCAACGGCGCGACCAACGGCTCGGCCTCCGGCGCGCTCGGCGATGGCGTGGTGTTTACGTCACTGAGCCTGGACGCTGCCGAAGAGGTGTTGATCGCCAAGGCGCTCGAGGTTACGGGTCAGAACCGGACGCGGGCGGCCGCGCTGCTCGGGATCAGCGTGCGTACGCTGCGCTACAAATTGAACGGGCCGCCGGCGGCGTCGTCGGAAGCTGCCGACGACTGA